A window of the Brassica napus cultivar Da-Ae chromosome C5, Da-Ae, whole genome shotgun sequence genome harbors these coding sequences:
- the LOC106361645 gene encoding tobamovirus multiplication protein 2A: MACRGCLECLLKLLNFLLAVAGLGIIAYGIYLFVVFKRATDHSVSFIPTNVNDQSYVSFGRPMLMAVALSSNVFDNLPKAWFVYLFIGIGVVLFVTSCCGCVGTCSRSICCLSCYSLLLILLILAELGAAAFIFFDNSWRDQIPSDKTGNFDTIYHFLKQNWNIVRWVALGAVVFEALLFLLALMVRAANTPDEYDSDDEFIAPPRQIRQPFINRQPAPVTGVPVVPTLDQRPSRSDPWSARMREKYGLDTSEFTYNPSESHRFQQMPTQPNEEKGRCTIM, translated from the exons atggCTTGTAGAGGTTGTTTGGAGTGTTTGCTAAAGCTACTCAACTTTCTTCTTGCTGTTGCTGGACTTGGCATCATTGCTTATGGTATCTACTTGTTTGTTGTGTTCAAGAGAGCAACTGATCACTCTGTTTCATTCATTCCTACAAATGTCAACGACCAAAGTTACGTCTCTTTTGGGAGGCCCATGCTTATGGCTGTCGCCCTCTCTTCCAATGTCTTTGACAATCTCCCCAAAGCTTG GTTCGTCTACTTGTTCATTGGTATCGGCGTGGTTCTGTTTGTTACTTCATGCTGTGGATGTGTTGGTACTTGTTCAAGGAGCATCTGCTGCTTATCTTGT TACTCCCTGCTTCTCATCTTGTTGATCTTGGCTGAGCTTGGAGCTGCAGCTTTTATTTTCTTCGACAACAGCTGGAGAGAT CAAATTCCTTCTGACAAGACTGGAAACTTCGATACCATCTATCATTTCCTGAAACAAAACTGGAACATTGTCAGATGGGTAGCTCTAGGAGCCGTTGTTTTCGAG GCTTTGCTTTTCTTGCTCGCCCTTATGGTTAGGGCAGCTAACACACCAGATGAGTATGACAGTGATGATGAGTTTATTGCTCCTCCTAGGCAAATCAGGCAGCCATTCATCAACCGCCAACCCGCCCCTGTCACCGGTGTCCCAGTTGTTCCTACTTTGGACCAACGCCCGAGCCGCAGTGACCCTTGGAGTGCACGTATGAGGGAGAAG TATGGACTCGACACGTCTGAGTTCACATACAATCCCTCAGAGTCACACCGGTTCCAGCAAATGCCGACGCAACCAAATGAAGAAAAGGGCCGATGCACCATCATGTGA